From the genome of Agromyces badenianii:
GGGCTGCTCGACGGCATCGTCGAGTTCAGCGCCGATGAACTGCTCGACCTCGCCACCGAGCTCGAGGGTCATCCCGACAACGTGGCACCGGCCCTGTTCGGTGGACTCACGATCGCCTGGGTCACCCCCGAGGGCCCGCGGCACAAGAAGCTCATCGTGCACCGCGGCGTCTCGCCGCTCGTGCTCGTGCCCGAACACGAGATGTCGACGGCGCTCGCGCGCTCGCTGCAGCCCGAGTCGGTGCCGCACGAAGACGCGGTGTTCAACGTCTCGCGTTCGGCGCTGCTGATCGCCGCGCTCATCCAGAGTCCCGAGCTGCTCTTCCAGGCCACCGAAGACAAGCTGCACCAGCACTACCGGGCCAAGGCGATGCCCGAGACCGACCGGCTCATCCGCGTGCTCCGCGAGGCCGGGCACCCGGCCGTCGTCTCCGGCGCCGGCCCCTCGATCCTCGTGCTCGCGAGCGACCCGAGCGAGCGGGCCGCGGCCATCGCCCTCGTCGAAGCCTCGGCCGACACCGCATGGCAGGCGCTGCCGCTCGCCGTGGACTTCAAGGGCGCGACGGTGGTCAACGCGGAGCGTTGACGACCGTCGCGCAAGGCGGCAGCCCCACGGCGACATCGTCGACGTCGTCGGCGCAGCCGACGGGATCCGGCAGACGGCTCTGGTGACGCCGCCGCTCGCGGGAGACCGGCGCGTGAGCGGTGGACATCGCTCACGCGGCGTACTCTCCACAGGCGCGCGGCGCGTGTCGGGACGAACGGCTCGGTGGTGCTAGACTGGCGATGCACCCGGCAGGCGACGCATTGTTCGCGTTTCCGCTCGCTCGTGCAATTCCCGGCAATCTATTGCTTTCGCTCTCGCGCGTGTCTGCGCCTTCGTGCGCACCGTCATCGCTCGTGCAAGCGATCAGCTCTCCTGGATCCGCAACTCTTGCGCCAGGGGAAAGGAACATACCCAGTGACCAACGGAACCGACCACGCCGACCGCGTGGCCAACACCGCCCGCCTGTCCTCCATGAAGGTCGCCGAGCTCCAAGAGCTCGCCGCATCCCTCGGCCTCGGGGGCGGATCGAAGCGCCGAAAAGGAGAGCTCGTGGAGTTGATCTCCGCCCACCAGGAAGGGGCCGCCGGCGCAGAGCCGACCGCACCGGTCGAGGAGATCGCAGCCGACACCGTGCCGCCTGAGGCGACCGCGCGGGTCGAACTCGACGTGCCCGGGCTGACCGAGCCGCGCATCGAGCGCGACGCTCCGGCCGAGGCCGCGCCTGTCGCGCCGGAGGCCGCGGCCGACGCCGCGCCTACGGCCGACGCCCCGGCAGACGCTCCCGCCGCCCGTCAGCGGCGCCAGCCCCGTCGCGCCACGAGCGCGACCACCGCTGCGGTGCAGCACGTCAACGGCGGCGGTGCCGGCGTCGGCCTCGTTCCCGAGACCGACGACGCCCGCGAGGCGGCCCGCGCCGCCGTGCGCGAGGAGCTCGCTGCCGCGACCGGCGAGGGCGCCCGCGGCGCCCAGTCGGGCGATGGCGATGGCGAGAGCCCCGCTGCAGAGGAGCCCCGCCAGGGTCGCAGCCGCAACCGCGGTCGACGCGGAGGCGAGCGCGGAGACCGCGGCGAACGCGGCGACGACGCGCAGAAGGCCGAACAGCAGAAGCAGGGCGAGCGCCAGCCCGGCCGGCAGAACGGCGACCGCCAGAACGGCGACCGTCAGAACGCCGAGCAGCAGGGCGCGAAGGCCGGCGAGCCCCGTCAGGGCGGCGAGGCCGACAAGGCGAAGCAGAACGATGGCGGCCGCGGCCGTGACACGCAGGCCCGTGATTCTCAGGCCCGCGACGCGCAGGCCCGCGACAACCAGGCCCGCGACGCGCAGGCCCAGCTCGAGGGCGAGGGCGGGCGTCGCAACCGCTACCGCGACCGCAAGCGTCGTGGCCAGGGTGTCGGTGACGAGCTCGAGCCCGAGATCCTCGATGACGACGTGCTGATCCCGATCGCGGGCATCCTCGACGTGCTCGACAACTACGCGTTCGTGCGCACCACCGGCTACCTGCCCGGCCCGAGCGACGTGTACGTCTCCCTCGGCCAGGTGAAGAAGTACAACCTGCGCAAGGGCGATGCCGTCGTCGGCGCGATCAAGCAGCCGCGTGACGGCGATTCGAACAGCCGCCAGAAGTACAACGCGCTCGTGAAGGTCGACTCGATCAACGGCCAGACCGCCGACGAGGCCGCCGCACGCGTCGAGTTCCAGAGCCTGACGCCGCTCTACCCGCAGGAGCGCCTGCGGCTCGAGACCGAGCCCACCAAGCTAACGCAGCGCATCATCGACCTCGTCGCTCCCATCGGCAAGGGCCAGCGCGGCCTCATCGTCGCGCCGCCGAAGGCCGGCAAGACGATCGTGCTGCAGCAGATCGCGAACGCCATCTCGATCAACAACCCCGAGGTCCACCTCATGGTCGTGCTCGTCGACGAGCGCCCCGAAGAGGTCACCGACATGCAGCGCACGGTGAAGGGCGAGGTCATCGCCTCGACCTTCGACCGCCCGGCCGAAGACCACACGACGGTCGCCGAGCTCGCCATCGAGCGCGCGAAGCGCCTCGTCGAGCTCGGCCACGACGTCGTCGTGCTGCTCGACTCGATCACCCGCCTGGGCCGTGCGTACAACCTCGCGGCACCGGCATCCGGTCGTATTCTCTCCGGTGGCGTCGACGCGTCTGCGCTGTACCCGCCGAAGCGCTTCTTCGGCGCAGCGCGCAACATCGAGAACGGCGGCTCGCTCACCATTCTCGCGACTGCGCTCGTCGAGACCGGCTCGAAGATGGACGAGGTGATCTTCGAGGAGTTCAAGGGCACCGGCAACTCCGAGCTGCGCCTCTCGCGTCAGCTCGCCGACAAGCGGATCTTCCCGGCGGTCGACGTCAACGCGTCGTCCACGCGCCGCGAAGAGATGCTGCTCTCGGCCGACGAGGTGAAGATCACCTGGAAGCTGCGTCGCGCCCTCGCCGGTCTCGAGCAGCAGCAGGCGCTCGAAGCCGTGCTCGGCCGGTTGAAAGAGACGCAGTCGAACGTCGAGTTCCTCATGCTCATGCAGAAGTCGATGCCGGTCGCGGCCGGGCACGGCAACTCGCACGGGCACGAGACCGACCACCGCTGAGGCTCGACGTGTTCGAGTCCGTCCAAGGCCTGCTCGCCGAGCACGCGCAGCTCCAAGAGGAGCTCGCCGACCCGGCGCTGCACGCCGATGCCGCGCGGGCGAAGAAGGTCAATCGTCGCTACGCCGAGCTGAGCCGCATCGTGCACGCGCACGAGATGTGGCAGCAGGCGCAGGAGGACCTCGTCGCGGCGAAGGAACTCGCGAAGGAGGACGAGGCCTTCGCCGAGGAGGTTCCCGCGCTCGAGGAGGCTCTCGCCGAGGCGCAGGAGAAGCTGCGGCGACTCCTCATTCCGCGGGACCCCGACGACGGCCGTGACGTGATCATGGAGATCAAGGGTGGCGAGGGTGGCGCGGAGAGCGCCCTCTTCGCCGCCGACCTGCTCCGCATGTACATGCAGTACGCCCAGTCCAAGGGATGGAAGGTCGAGCTCCTCGACCAGAACGAGTCCGACCTCGGCGGCTACAAAGACGTGCAGGTGGCGATCAAGTCGAACGCGAGCGATCCGTCGCAGGGCGTGTGGGCGCACTTGAAGTACGAGGGCGGCGTGCATCGCGTGCAGCGCGTGCCCGTCACCGAGACGCAGGGTCGCATCCACACCTCGACGACGGGCGTGCTCGTCTTCCCCGAGGTCGACGAGCCCGAAGAGGTCGACATCAACCAGAACGACCTCAAGATCGACGTCTACCGTTCGTCCGGTCCCGGCGGTCAGTCGGTCAATACGACCGACTCCGCGGTGCGCATCACCCACCTGCCGACCGGCATCGTGGTTTCGATGCAGAACGAGAAGTCGCAGTTGCAGAACCGCGAGGCCGCGATGCGCGTGCTCCGTGCGCGCATCCTCGCCCGCCAGCAGGAGGAGATCGCGGCGGCGGCGTCCGACGCCCGCAAGTCGCAGATCCGCTCCATGGACCGTTCAGAGCGCATCCGCACCTACAACTTCCCCGAGAACCGCATCGCCGATCACCGCACCGGGTACAAGGCCTACAACCTCGACCAGGTCATGAACGGCGCCCTCGACCCGATCGTCGAGTCCGCCATCCAGGCCGACGAAGAAGCTCGGCTCGCGCACCTCGGCGACCAGTAGACGAGCCACGACGAGCGGATGCCCCGGACACTCGATGTCCC
Proteins encoded in this window:
- the prfA gene encoding peptide chain release factor 1, encoding MFESVQGLLAEHAQLQEELADPALHADAARAKKVNRRYAELSRIVHAHEMWQQAQEDLVAAKELAKEDEAFAEEVPALEEALAEAQEKLRRLLIPRDPDDGRDVIMEIKGGEGGAESALFAADLLRMYMQYAQSKGWKVELLDQNESDLGGYKDVQVAIKSNASDPSQGVWAHLKYEGGVHRVQRVPVTETQGRIHTSTTGVLVFPEVDEPEEVDINQNDLKIDVYRSSGPGGQSVNTTDSAVRITHLPTGIVVSMQNEKSQLQNREAAMRVLRARILARQQEEIAAAASDARKSQIRSMDRSERIRTYNFPENRIADHRTGYKAYNLDQVMNGALDPIVESAIQADEEARLAHLGDQ
- the thrB gene encoding homoserine kinase — translated: MTGAVAAGTGISPSLAGRRVQVKVPATSANLGPGFDTLGLALAKYDELEVSVPTESTGQDVPRLDIEVHGVGAGEVPLDETHLVVRAIAHTFARAGVPLPPLRLVAHNSIPHGRGLGSSGAAIVAGVVAAQGLLDGIVEFSADELLDLATELEGHPDNVAPALFGGLTIAWVTPEGPRHKKLIVHRGVSPLVLVPEHEMSTALARSLQPESVPHEDAVFNVSRSALLIAALIQSPELLFQATEDKLHQHYRAKAMPETDRLIRVLREAGHPAVVSGAGPSILVLASDPSERAAAIALVEASADTAWQALPLAVDFKGATVVNAER
- the rho gene encoding transcription termination factor Rho, with amino-acid sequence MKVAELQELAASLGLGGGSKRRKGELVELISAHQEGAAGAEPTAPVEEIAADTVPPEATARVELDVPGLTEPRIERDAPAEAAPVAPEAAADAAPTADAPADAPAARQRRQPRRATSATTAAVQHVNGGGAGVGLVPETDDAREAARAAVREELAAATGEGARGAQSGDGDGESPAAEEPRQGRSRNRGRRGGERGDRGERGDDAQKAEQQKQGERQPGRQNGDRQNGDRQNAEQQGAKAGEPRQGGEADKAKQNDGGRGRDTQARDSQARDAQARDNQARDAQAQLEGEGGRRNRYRDRKRRGQGVGDELEPEILDDDVLIPIAGILDVLDNYAFVRTTGYLPGPSDVYVSLGQVKKYNLRKGDAVVGAIKQPRDGDSNSRQKYNALVKVDSINGQTADEAAARVEFQSLTPLYPQERLRLETEPTKLTQRIIDLVAPIGKGQRGLIVAPPKAGKTIVLQQIANAISINNPEVHLMVVLVDERPEEVTDMQRTVKGEVIASTFDRPAEDHTTVAELAIERAKRLVELGHDVVVLLDSITRLGRAYNLAAPASGRILSGGVDASALYPPKRFFGAARNIENGGSLTILATALVETGSKMDEVIFEEFKGTGNSELRLSRQLADKRIFPAVDVNASSTRREEMLLSADEVKITWKLRRALAGLEQQQALEAVLGRLKETQSNVEFLMLMQKSMPVAAGHGNSHGHETDHR